TCACCGCCGCCGAACCGCTCGACGGCGGCGATGACGGCACCCATGACAGAAACCGCATTCGATCCGCGATTCTCTCGCAGGACCCGCAACAGAGCCGCTTCGCCGAACTCCTCCTGGTTGGCGTTCATCGCCTCGACGATGCCATCGGTATAGATGGCGAGCAGGTCGCCTGGAGCGAGCTGCGTCTGCGCCACCACGCACTCCCACGCCTCAAATAAGCCCAGGACAGTGACCGTGGCGGCCAGCCGTTCCACGGAATCGCCCCGAAGCAGAAGGGGCGGATTGTGCCCACAGTTGGCGTAACGGAGGCGGCGGGTGGCATCGTCGTACACACCCAGGAAGAGGGTGGCATAGTTGCTCGGTTCGGTGCTTTCGCAAAACATGCGGTTCACGGAGGACAACGACCGTGAAAGATCCTGCACCAGCAGGGCAGACTGGCTGCGGAGGTGGGCTTGGAGATTGGCCATGAGGAGGGCCGCGGACATGCCCTTGCCGGCGATGTCAGCCAGTACAAAGCCGACTCGCCCCTCTCCCAGATCCAGGAAGTCGTAGTAGTCCCCGCCCACGGCGCGAGCCTGGATGCAGGACCCGGCATAATCCAGGGTGGCGAGTGGCGGCGCCTTCTGCGGCAGCAACTTGCTCTGCACCTGGCGCGCGATCTCCATCTCCCGGGCGGCGCGGCGCTCGGCTTCTATGCGTTCCGCCATCTTCTCGGCGAGGCCGATGTTCTCCAGAGCCACCGCCGCCTGACTGGCGACCGCGGCCAGCAGGCGTTCGTCCTCGCCCGAGTACGGTTCTTCGGAGAGACGCGGTCCCAGCACCAACAGCCCCAGCGGGCTGCCGTCGCGACCCGGCATCGGTACCAGACACTCAGACTGCAAGGGCGACAGGAGAGAGATGCCGCGCGCGCCATCGGATTCTGCCGGCACCCAGGGCCGGCCTCGGCTCGTCAGCTCCGCCAGCAGTGGCAGGTCGCGCGGCAGGTGCTGCAGATCGGGCGGAGCTTGTCCTTCGACCGCCACCAGGCGGCCCCCAGGGTCTGCCAGATAAACCACCAGCGACACCGGGTGCAGGGCCTCGCGAATATGATGCGCCAGCAGCCGAACCAGGGTTTCGCGGTCTTGCGCGGTGCGTGTCCGGGCGACCAGGTCCTCGAGGATCTGCCGGGCGTCGTAGGCGCTGCGAAAGAATGCGCGGTCGATGCGCTCGGTGCCGCGCTTGACCATGGGCGCGGACGTCCATACCAGCACGATCCCGAACACTGCGCTCAGCGTCATGCCCAGGTTGGAATCGGGGGGAAGGAAGCGGGAGAAGGTGCGGGTGAACAGTGCGATCGCAACCGCCGCGCCGGCCATCAGCAGGACGATGAACCCGCGCTGCACCAGCACATACCGCGCGCTGCGCTTCAACAGCACCGGGATCTCCATCACCCGGTGTCTCACCACGGCATAAGCAAACGACAACGGGTAGAGGAGGCAGATCACGACCAACGCCGTATCCAGCCAGAAACCGGCCTTGAACCCGAAGGCATCCGCCACGACCCGCTCCAGGATGATGGGGAAATACCCGACCAACGTGCCCCACAGCATGACCCGCGATTTCCGGCGCACGTCCGGCGGGCTGCCCGATCCCAGGCTATTCCACGCCAGCGAGACCATGCCCAGTCCTACCAGGCCGTAGGTCAAGGAGAGGAACGTGGCACGTACCGCGCGGGCGCCCAACAGCTCGGTCAACACCGCCGGCCAGTGTGGCTCGCCCGAGCCCAAGCCTGGGATGGCCAGCGACAGCCCGATCGCCAGGCCCGCCCATTTCAACCAGGGCAAGCGGCGCTCCAGAGGAGATTGCGCGGGGAACACGG
The DNA window shown above is from Terriglobales bacterium and carries:
- a CDS encoding SpoIIE family protein phosphatase, coding for MRRSVYSDGKVGLPKHFSLPRPLLRALAILFAAVTILYGSLWMFYIRQRNSPVELGFNKTHNDTYDEKAHALAVRDVVPDSPAERAGLRPGDSIIGVNGQMLKTSAPFDEAWARGQPGDPVELTVQRPGEPNPLVLRGIFRTSTDVQAPEGLAKSSALQITASFPLLFMVVGFAVLLLRYEDPYAWLLALVFAGFVAAPTLSYTATLAMPQGLRVFMFAYRAVFWGMFFAFFYIFFAVFPAQSPLERRLPWLKWAGLAIGLSLAIPGLGSGEPHWPAVLTELLGARAVRATFLSLTYGLVGLGMVSLAWNSLGSGSPPDVRRKSRVMLWGTLVGYFPIILERVVADAFGFKAGFWLDTALVVICLLYPLSFAYAVVRHRVMEIPVLLKRSARYVLVQRGFIVLLMAGAAVAIALFTRTFSRFLPPDSNLGMTLSAVFGIVLVWTSAPMVKRGTERIDRAFFRSAYDARQILEDLVARTRTAQDRETLVRLLAHHIREALHPVSLVVYLADPGGRLVAVEGQAPPDLQHLPRDLPLLAELTSRGRPWVPAESDGARGISLLSPLQSECLVPMPGRDGSPLGLLVLGPRLSEEPYSGEDERLLAAVASQAAVALENIGLAEKMAERIEAERRAAREMEIARQVQSKLLPQKAPPLATLDYAGSCIQARAVGGDYYDFLDLGEGRVGFVLADIAGKGMSAALLMANLQAHLRSQSALLVQDLSRSLSSVNRMFCESTEPSNYATLFLGVYDDATRRLRYANCGHNPPLLLRGDSVERLAATVTVLGLFEAWECVVAQTQLAPGDLLAIYTDGIVEAMNANQEEFGEAALLRVLRENRGSNAVSVMGAVIAAVERFGGGEQSDDLTLLVGCAR